One Flagellimonas sp. CMM7 genomic region harbors:
- a CDS encoding TonB-dependent receptor domain-containing protein yields MKINIFITLFLFISLYGFSQDCSDILTGQVIDYHNKTPLENASILIIENQKIVKTDNKGKFQLPNLCPGVYELEISHPECTTTFIKVEVDGIAWIDVKLEHHLEELEEVKVIGDAIAQKTNSALEESLKLKTLEQYSSGSLGDALKELTGVSSLNTGANIVKPAIHGLNGSRVLILNDGVRMQDMEWGDEHAPNIDINATGSISVIKGASALLYGGDAIGGVIVMEQARIPAKDTLYGKTIVNGVSNGRGGNVTTELIKAFENGWYLRGQGSYKRLGDHEAPDYILSNTGVQEIGASLQLGKQLFTWGWDAKYSYYNSEIAVLRASHIGNVDDLIRGINNGAPEIVRPFTYDIQNPRQEVTHHLGKLKFYKRFEGLGKWNAQYDYQNNRRFEFDVRRGERDNQASIDLELTTHTFSTDLKLDSKELYELQFGVLGRFQENFANPATGVRRLIPDYEKFDFGAFITGEYQLTDKVLVDAGLRYDFNRIDAKKFYQTSRWEERGYDQEFQDLITDDLGTQLLTNPVFDYHNFSTTFGAQYTENNGSTVRINYALSQRAPNPSELFSDGLHHSAARIELGDLRIKSETSHKISTSYQKDFNTWGFTLEPYANFIKDFILLEPTSVEFTIRGAFPVWEYRQTNARLLGVDVAAYMDWTGNWRTDHQFSLVKGIDTENSSALINIPAANFRNKLTFVKPEWNNFEFSLESQYVFEQNEYPENITVFSPEQQQEVLLEINTPPEAYHLLGISSKMEFPFKNNLKLTTGLTVSNLLDTNYRDYLNRQRFFADDLGRNIILQLKLNY; encoded by the coding sequence ATGAAAATAAACATTTTCATTACTCTGTTTCTATTTATTTCCCTTTACGGGTTTTCTCAAGATTGCAGTGATATCCTTACTGGTCAAGTTATAGACTATCATAACAAAACACCACTTGAAAATGCTAGTATTCTAATAATAGAAAATCAAAAAATCGTGAAAACCGACAATAAGGGAAAATTCCAACTTCCAAATCTATGCCCAGGTGTTTACGAATTGGAAATTTCTCATCCGGAGTGCACTACCACTTTTATTAAAGTAGAGGTTGATGGTATAGCATGGATTGATGTAAAATTGGAGCATCACTTAGAAGAACTTGAAGAAGTAAAGGTGATTGGCGATGCTATTGCCCAAAAAACCAATTCTGCTCTGGAAGAATCATTAAAACTTAAAACACTTGAACAATACAGTTCTGGGAGTTTAGGAGATGCTTTAAAAGAATTAACAGGTGTTTCATCTTTAAATACAGGAGCTAATATCGTAAAACCTGCAATTCATGGTCTTAATGGTAGTAGGGTCTTGATACTGAACGATGGCGTAAGAATGCAGGATATGGAATGGGGAGATGAACATGCTCCTAATATAGATATCAATGCAACTGGGTCCATTTCCGTAATCAAAGGTGCTTCTGCCCTTTTGTATGGAGGTGATGCTATTGGCGGTGTTATTGTAATGGAGCAGGCAAGAATTCCTGCTAAGGATACTTTATACGGCAAAACCATTGTAAATGGGGTTTCAAACGGTAGAGGCGGAAATGTTACTACAGAGCTTATTAAAGCATTTGAGAATGGATGGTATCTACGAGGGCAAGGTTCATATAAACGATTGGGAGATCATGAAGCTCCAGATTACATCCTCTCCAATACGGGAGTTCAAGAAATTGGAGCTTCTCTTCAATTGGGGAAACAGTTGTTTACTTGGGGATGGGATGCAAAGTATTCCTATTACAACTCTGAAATTGCTGTACTAAGAGCTTCACATATAGGCAATGTTGATGATTTAATACGGGGTATCAATAATGGTGCACCTGAGATAGTCAGACCTTTTACGTACGATATTCAAAATCCTAGACAAGAAGTAACCCATCACTTAGGAAAACTTAAGTTCTACAAACGTTTTGAAGGTCTTGGCAAATGGAATGCCCAATATGACTATCAAAACAACAGACGGTTCGAGTTTGACGTGCGAAGAGGCGAACGTGACAACCAAGCATCCATAGACTTAGAATTGACTACACATACTTTTTCAACTGATTTAAAATTGGATTCCAAAGAATTATATGAACTTCAGTTTGGCGTTTTAGGTAGATTTCAGGAAAACTTTGCCAACCCTGCCACGGGTGTAAGAAGATTGATACCCGATTATGAAAAGTTTGATTTTGGAGCTTTTATTACGGGAGAATATCAGTTAACTGATAAAGTTCTCGTTGATGCAGGTCTACGTTATGATTTTAATCGTATTGATGCCAAAAAGTTTTACCAAACGTCCAGATGGGAAGAACGCGGTTATGATCAAGAGTTTCAAGACTTGATTACTGATGATTTGGGAACACAATTGCTTACCAATCCTGTATTTGATTATCATAACTTCTCAACCACATTTGGTGCTCAGTATACTGAAAATAATGGCTCTACAGTTAGAATTAATTATGCGCTATCGCAAAGGGCGCCCAATCCTTCAGAGTTGTTTAGTGATGGTTTACATCACTCCGCAGCACGTATAGAACTGGGTGATCTTCGTATTAAAAGTGAGACCTCCCATAAAATCTCAACATCATATCAAAAAGATTTCAATACCTGGGGATTTACACTAGAGCCCTATGCTAATTTCATTAAAGATTTTATTCTTTTAGAGCCAACTAGTGTAGAGTTTACTATTAGGGGTGCTTTTCCAGTTTGGGAATATAGACAGACAAACGCAAGATTGTTAGGAGTTGATGTAGCGGCTTATATGGATTGGACCGGTAATTGGAGAACGGATCATCAATTTTCTTTAGTTAAAGGAATAGATACTGAAAATAGCAGTGCATTGATCAATATACCAGCTGCAAATTTTAGAAACAAACTAACTTTTGTAAAGCCAGAATGGAACAACTTTGAGTTTAGCCTTGAAAGTCAGTATGTATTTGAACAAAATGAGTACCCAGAAAACATTACTGTATTCTCCCCTGAGCAGCAACAGGAAGTGTTGTTAGAAATAAATACACCTCCGGAAGCATACCATCTGTTAGGTATTAGCTCAAAAATGGAGTTTCCGTTTAAAAACAACTTAAAGCTTACAACTGGATTAACAGTTAGTAATCTGTTAGATACAAATTATAGAGATTACCTAAATCGGCAACGTTTTTTTGCGGATGATCTAGGTAGAAATATCATTTTACAATTAAAACTCAATTATTAA
- a CDS encoding DUF3526 domain-containing protein, translated as MYKYNFLYELKLLLRSGWMQILSLLLLGLFCFATMNGEQKVKKRKQDIQLAKAEVKESDNNMLSLLDSIENGMEVNASRWTLPSSPTAVGNYHPRVAAMNPQPLSFVSTGQSDLFTHYVKPTMTGDDFALNFTEIISPVQQLFGSFDLAFVIVYLLPLIIIAFSYNVLSAEREGGSLKLLASQPISIHTWVFQKISLRFFWTLILTTVILTIVFLFLASSSNFKGLFNVIIIATAYMLFWFALAFVVNLRVGNSSKNAIVLLGLWVVFVLLVPSVLNQLGNTLYPMPSRTLMINKMRSLKEDAIQKQDEILDNFLRDHPEYAINDPNQSRKFYHRYVASQKLVKEELEPVALEFEQQLEKQQVLVSKFRWLSASIIAQESLNMLSGTSTADYEDYRKQVIHFAEIWRDHLTPLLYNNEPFTSNDYAALPSFYYQPIKLKNNMISSLIIMLVSLGIGFMGYMFALKGNASKLIVS; from the coding sequence ATGTACAAGTATAATTTTCTTTATGAATTAAAATTACTCCTGCGTAGTGGATGGATGCAAATTCTCAGCCTATTGTTGTTGGGGCTTTTCTGTTTTGCCACCATGAACGGAGAGCAAAAAGTAAAAAAAAGAAAACAAGATATTCAATTAGCAAAGGCAGAGGTTAAAGAATCGGATAACAATATGCTTTCTCTCCTGGATTCCATTGAAAATGGAATGGAAGTCAATGCTTCCAGATGGACACTGCCTTCTAGCCCAACGGCAGTTGGCAACTATCATCCCAGAGTGGCCGCAATGAATCCGCAACCATTGTCATTTGTTTCAACGGGGCAAAGTGATTTGTTTACGCATTATGTGAAACCAACTATGACCGGAGATGACTTTGCTCTTAACTTTACCGAAATCATTAGTCCTGTCCAGCAACTCTTTGGAAGTTTTGACCTTGCATTTGTTATCGTGTATCTGCTTCCTTTGATTATCATTGCATTTTCGTATAATGTTTTATCAGCAGAGCGAGAAGGTGGGTCGTTAAAACTATTAGCTTCCCAACCTATTTCAATCCATACTTGGGTGTTTCAAAAAATAAGTCTACGTTTTTTTTGGACTCTTATCCTCACTACTGTTATCCTCACTATAGTTTTTCTATTTCTTGCATCAAGCAGCAACTTTAAAGGGTTGTTTAATGTCATTATAATAGCTACCGCATATATGCTTTTTTGGTTTGCGCTTGCCTTTGTAGTGAATTTAAGAGTGGGAAATTCTTCAAAAAATGCTATTGTGCTTTTAGGGCTTTGGGTTGTTTTTGTGTTATTGGTTCCATCCGTACTAAATCAGTTGGGAAATACATTGTATCCAATGCCGTCACGCACACTCATGATTAATAAAATGAGAAGTTTAAAAGAAGACGCTATCCAAAAACAAGATGAGATTTTGGACAACTTCTTACGAGACCATCCCGAATACGCCATCAACGATCCAAATCAGAGCAGGAAGTTCTATCATCGCTATGTGGCATCACAAAAACTAGTGAAAGAAGAACTTGAACCTGTAGCTTTGGAATTTGAACAGCAGTTAGAAAAACAACAAGTTTTGGTTTCAAAATTTCGCTGGCTTTCTGCTTCAATTATTGCACAAGAGTCCCTTAATATGCTTTCTGGAACTTCCACTGCCGACTATGAAGATTATCGCAAGCAGGTAATACACTTTGCTGAAATATGGCGAGACCACTTAACCCCACTTTTATATAATAATGAGCCCTTTACAAGCAACGATTATGCAGCATTGCCGTCATTTTACTATCAACCCATAAAATTGAAAAACAACATGATTTCTTCTCTAATCATTATGCTGGTTTCGCTTGGGATTGGGTTTATGGGATACATGTTTGCACTCAAAGGAAACGCATCAAAACTAATCGTCTCATGA
- a CDS encoding ABC transporter ATP-binding protein, producing the protein MITTDNLTKQYGETIVLNQLNLNIGANEIYCLLGANGAGKTTTINLLLGFIKPTSGSAFINGLSVSEDYIKTKQYLAYIPENLMLYPTLTAVENLKYFSGIGGKNLSKSQSEDFLNEAGLQKSAFNQRISTFSKGMRQKVGISIALAKDAKSLLLDEPTSGLDPKSSNEFGQLLHKLKNNGVSILMATHDLFRAKDTGTHIGIMKNGQLKQEYATKDISLPELEQAYLEAMNYKELV; encoded by the coding sequence ATGATTACAACTGATAATCTCACCAAACAGTATGGTGAAACCATTGTATTAAACCAATTGAATTTGAACATTGGTGCCAACGAAATTTATTGCCTACTCGGAGCAAATGGGGCAGGAAAAACAACTACCATTAATTTGTTGCTTGGCTTTATAAAACCCACTTCGGGAAGCGCATTTATCAATGGGTTGAGTGTATCCGAAGATTATATAAAAACAAAACAATACCTAGCCTATATTCCAGAAAATCTGATGTTATACCCTACTTTGACTGCAGTTGAAAACCTTAAGTATTTTTCGGGTATAGGTGGAAAAAACCTTAGCAAAAGCCAATCGGAAGATTTTCTGAATGAGGCTGGTCTTCAGAAGAGTGCTTTTAATCAACGGATTTCAACATTTTCCAAAGGAATGCGACAGAAAGTGGGCATTTCAATTGCATTGGCAAAAGATGCTAAATCATTATTATTAGACGAACCTACCTCTGGTTTAGACCCAAAAAGTAGTAATGAATTCGGACAGCTTTTACACAAGTTAAAGAATAATGGGGTGTCTATACTAATGGCTACCCATGATCTATTTAGGGCCAAAGATACCGGCACACACATTGGTATTATGAAAAACGGCCAATTAAAACAAGAATATGCAACCAAAGACATATCACTACCTGAATTAGAACAAGCTTACCTAGAAGCCATGAACTATAAAGAGCTTGTGTAA
- a CDS encoding DUF3526 domain-containing protein has product MIRNTFIKEITEFARDGRVKIAFSIVIILLGIATWISSRQYNAINEQYAEAKSAERSVWNNQGEKNPHSAAHYGTYAFKPKYPLSLIDQGVDKYAGTSIFLEAHNRNEAQFSLAADQTGLARFGDLTPDFILLFIIPLLIVLLGYNAFTKELEMRTLVLIRSQGIAAWKLILGKWTALLLPILVITIVLIIGAGIILSNLEDFGVFRWSNLGILFLVYVSYYIVFINLVLIISAKSKKSSISLVLSLAIWIIACLVVPKAASNFAETKYPYPTRQEFAANILKDKQEGLDGHDPWNKQAKLLEQEVLKEHNVDSLHQLPFNFDAYRMQKGEEHEAEVYFKHYKHLKSQFEGQTKVYVGLAALSPFLPARFLSMGVANTDYSTHWDFSDAAEDYRIKMQAFLNNDFAKNSSLGEWSYRAEETTWEKLPVFEYSPPQLTEILSKNSSNVIVLVTWLLGSFAFLFITVKV; this is encoded by the coding sequence ATGATTCGAAATACTTTTATTAAAGAAATCACCGAGTTTGCTAGGGATGGAAGGGTTAAAATAGCGTTTTCAATTGTAATAATATTGCTGGGTATAGCTACATGGATTAGCAGCAGACAATACAATGCTATAAATGAACAATATGCCGAGGCTAAAAGTGCAGAAAGATCCGTTTGGAATAATCAGGGTGAGAAAAATCCGCACTCGGCAGCACACTATGGTACTTATGCGTTTAAACCCAAATACCCGTTATCCTTAATTGATCAAGGTGTTGACAAATATGCGGGAACTTCTATTTTTTTGGAAGCGCATAATAGAAATGAAGCGCAATTTAGCTTGGCAGCGGATCAAACCGGTTTGGCGCGTTTTGGGGATTTAACCCCTGATTTCATTCTGTTATTTATTATCCCATTACTTATTGTACTGTTGGGATACAATGCCTTTACCAAAGAACTAGAAATGAGAACTTTGGTATTGATCCGAAGTCAGGGAATCGCTGCCTGGAAACTAATTCTTGGAAAATGGACAGCACTCTTGCTTCCAATCCTAGTTATTACGATCGTCTTAATAATTGGAGCGGGAATAATTCTATCTAACCTAGAAGATTTTGGTGTTTTCAGATGGAGCAACCTAGGGATACTTTTTTTAGTGTATGTATCCTATTACATTGTTTTCATCAACCTTGTGTTGATTATCTCAGCCAAATCTAAAAAATCTTCTATTTCATTGGTTTTATCATTGGCAATTTGGATCATAGCGTGTTTGGTAGTGCCCAAAGCAGCCAGTAATTTTGCAGAAACCAAGTACCCTTACCCTACCCGACAAGAATTTGCCGCAAATATATTGAAAGACAAGCAAGAAGGTTTAGACGGCCATGACCCATGGAACAAGCAGGCAAAACTGCTTGAGCAAGAAGTCCTAAAAGAGCATAATGTAGATAGCTTACATCAACTACCTTTTAATTTTGATGCTTACCGAATGCAGAAGGGAGAAGAACATGAGGCTGAGGTATATTTTAAACATTATAAGCATTTAAAATCACAGTTTGAGGGCCAAACTAAAGTATATGTCGGTCTTGCAGCTCTTTCTCCGTTTCTTCCAGCACGTTTTTTGAGTATGGGTGTGGCAAATACGGATTACTCAACCCATTGGGATTTTTCAGATGCTGCAGAAGATTATCGTATTAAGATGCAGGCATTTTTGAACAATGATTTTGCAAAAAACTCTTCTCTTGGAGAGTGGAGCTATAGGGCGGAGGAAACTACATGGGAAAAACTCCCTGTTTTTGAGTACTCTCCTCCCCAACTTACCGAGATTCTATCAAAGAATTCTTCCAACGTAATTGTTCTGGTAACGTGGTTATTGGGATCATTTGCTTTTTTATTCATCACCGTTAAAGTCTGA
- a CDS encoding type 1 periplasmic binding fold superfamily protein, translating to MKTIKLLSLAVLAGTLFVSCSSDDNDPDPVNEEETITTMTATMVPQGGGTTITLQSQDLDGDGPNAPTITVSGSLAENTVYDGTVVLLNETETPAENVNEEIEGEAAEHQFFFVAGGGLNATSAYADDESDYVSDETGENFTTTNPVGISFTITTTDASTGTLAITLRHEPKKPNDGTLADAGGETDITQTFDLVIE from the coding sequence ATGAAAACTATTAAATTATTATCACTAGCAGTATTAGCCGGAACTTTATTTGTAAGCTGTTCCAGCGATGACAATGATCCAGATCCAGTGAATGAAGAAGAGACCATAACAACTATGACAGCGACCATGGTACCACAAGGTGGAGGAACAACCATTACGTTACAATCGCAAGACTTAGATGGGGATGGACCCAATGCTCCTACGATAACCGTATCTGGCAGCTTGGCTGAAAACACCGTTTATGACGGGACTGTTGTACTGCTTAATGAAACAGAAACACCTGCCGAGAATGTTAATGAAGAAATTGAAGGAGAAGCGGCTGAACATCAGTTTTTCTTTGTAGCTGGAGGCGGTCTAAACGCAACCTCTGCCTATGCAGATGACGAATCTGATTATGTTTCAGATGAGACGGGTGAAAACTTCACAACCACCAATCCCGTTGGTATTTCGTTTACAATTACTACAACTGACGCCAGTACAGGAACTTTGGCAATTACGTTAAGACATGAGCCTAAAAAACCTAATGATGGAACTTTGGCAGACGCAGGTGGAGAAACCGATATTACGCAAACCTTTGATCTTGTTATAGAATAA
- a CDS encoding DUF937 domain-containing protein has translation MSGLLDLLNSPMGKQLISGVAGQTGQPENKTADVLSMAMPLLMGAMKKNASTPGGAQGLMSALSSKHDGSILDNLGGLFGGGVDQGVMDDGAGILGHVFGSKQPQVENALSSKSGIDAGSISQILKIAAPILLGYLGKQTKQQNVSSPDALSGLLGGLMGGGSTANKQQSLIESFLDSDGDGSVIDDLAGMVLNSGGQKKSGLGGLLGGLFGK, from the coding sequence ATGTCAGGATTATTAGATTTATTGAATAGCCCAATGGGTAAACAATTGATTAGCGGTGTAGCCGGTCAAACTGGGCAACCCGAAAACAAAACAGCAGATGTTCTAAGTATGGCAATGCCTCTTTTAATGGGTGCCATGAAAAAGAATGCATCTACTCCTGGAGGTGCGCAAGGTTTAATGAGTGCATTATCATCAAAACACGACGGTAGTATATTGGATAACCTTGGAGGTCTTTTTGGAGGTGGTGTTGATCAAGGGGTTATGGATGATGGAGCAGGAATATTAGGACATGTTTTTGGTTCTAAACAACCACAAGTGGAAAATGCCTTGAGTAGTAAATCAGGAATTGATGCTGGCTCAATTTCACAAATACTGAAAATTGCAGCCCCTATTTTATTGGGTTACCTGGGTAAGCAGACCAAACAACAAAATGTAAGCAGTCCGGATGCATTAAGCGGTCTTTTAGGAGGTCTTATGGGAGGTGGCAGTACAGCCAATAAACAACAATCCCTAATTGAAAGCTTTTTAGATTCAGATGGAGATGGCAGTGTAATAGATGATCTAGCTGGAATGGTATTGAACAGCGGCGGTCAAAAAAAGAGCGGACTTGGAGGTCTTTTAGGAGGTCTTTTTGGAAAATAA
- a CDS encoding DUF6787 family protein: MEKLKKRWGIESNFQIVVIFIVFAITGSCSAKLAAPAADLIGLDKEQLSGWIYWPIRILLIFPIYQVLLVFFGWLFGQFRFFWNFEKKMLKRMGLGFLFD, encoded by the coding sequence ATGGAAAAGTTAAAAAAACGTTGGGGTATAGAATCCAACTTCCAAATAGTAGTTATTTTTATTGTTTTTGCCATTACAGGTAGTTGCTCAGCAAAACTAGCTGCTCCTGCCGCTGACTTGATTGGCCTGGATAAAGAACAACTTTCTGGTTGGATCTATTGGCCTATTAGAATATTGTTGATCTTCCCCATTTATCAGGTTTTATTGGTTTTCTTTGGGTGGTTGTTTGGTCAATTTCGGTTCTTTTGGAACTTTGAAAAGAAAATGTTGAAACGTATGGGATTGGGCTTTTTGTTTGATTAA
- a CDS encoding D-2-hydroxyacid dehydrogenase — MSKILANDGIAQTGINLLEKEGFEVITTTVAQEQLSNYINDNNISCLLVRSATEARKSLIDSCPSLKLIGRGGVGMDNIDVEYAKSKGVHVINTPAASSESVAELVFAHLFGGIRFLYDSNRNMPLDGDSKFKQLKKSYAGGTELRGKTLGLIGFGRIGQATAKMALGLGMKVLFNDKFVPKATIQIPFFDGQSIKFELENSPMEEVLKNSDFISVHVPAQKTYVLGEKEFGMMKAGVGVINASRGGVLDEVALVDALESEKIAFAGLDVFESEPNPEIRILMHPKISLTPHIGAATKEAQQRIGTELAMQIIELLK, encoded by the coding sequence ATGAGTAAGATTTTAGCAAACGACGGAATAGCTCAAACTGGAATCAACTTGCTTGAAAAAGAAGGCTTTGAGGTCATTACAACAACAGTTGCGCAAGAACAATTGTCCAATTATATTAATGATAACAACATTAGTTGTCTGTTAGTAAGAAGTGCCACAGAAGCAAGAAAATCATTAATTGATTCTTGCCCAAGTTTAAAGCTTATTGGTCGTGGTGGAGTTGGTATGGATAATATTGATGTGGAATATGCCAAATCCAAAGGAGTTCATGTTATAAACACCCCTGCCGCGTCTTCAGAGTCTGTTGCAGAATTGGTTTTTGCACATTTATTCGGAGGTATTCGGTTTTTGTATGATTCAAATCGAAATATGCCGTTAGATGGAGATAGCAAATTTAAACAGCTTAAAAAGAGCTACGCCGGTGGCACAGAGTTACGAGGAAAGACCTTAGGTTTAATCGGATTCGGAAGAATTGGTCAAGCAACAGCTAAAATGGCATTAGGTTTAGGAATGAAAGTGTTGTTTAATGACAAATTTGTTCCCAAAGCAACTATACAAATTCCTTTTTTTGATGGGCAGTCCATAAAATTTGAGCTGGAAAATAGCCCTATGGAAGAGGTTCTTAAAAACTCCGATTTTATAAGCGTCCATGTTCCCGCACAGAAAACCTACGTTCTTGGTGAAAAAGAATTCGGAATGATGAAAGCTGGTGTGGGAGTAATCAATGCCTCTCGAGGAGGGGTTTTAGATGAAGTTGCATTGGTTGATGCCCTAGAATCTGAAAAAATAGCCTTTGCTGGTTTAGACGTTTTTGAATCTGAACCAAATCCAGAAATACGGATATTAATGCACCCTAAAATATCCTTGACTCCCCATATAGGAGCTGCTACCAAAGAAGCGCAACAGCGCATAGGCACAGAGCTTGCAATGCAAATTATCGAATTACTTAAATAA
- a CDS encoding DUF6146 family protein: MKKNILNKFIALLLVSGLFASCTTQKEALDISTKEQEVFNSKAEEKVEIKNEETEYEIIIIEPGFYTWLQSIARPEGYYSQHFLENRNNLMVINWNQRVLQPQRFNPNLYELQIDYNPGIDYGYEVNYKLYNYFIYFQRKYNQRLGPFIPRI, encoded by the coding sequence ATGAAAAAGAACATTTTAAATAAATTTATTGCACTCTTGTTGGTGTCGGGATTATTTGCCTCCTGTACTACCCAAAAAGAAGCATTGGACATTTCAACCAAAGAGCAAGAAGTTTTTAATTCCAAAGCGGAAGAAAAAGTTGAGATAAAGAATGAAGAGACAGAGTACGAGATCATCATTATTGAACCAGGGTTTTATACGTGGTTACAAAGTATAGCAAGACCTGAAGGGTATTACTCTCAACACTTTTTAGAAAACAGAAATAACCTAATGGTGATCAATTGGAACCAAAGGGTCCTACAACCACAGCGCTTCAACCCAAATTTGTACGAACTTCAAATAGATTACAATCCAGGTATTGATTATGGGTATGAGGTGAACTATAAATTGTACAACTATTTCATTTATTTTCAGCGTAAATACAACCAACGCTTGGGTCCTTTTATTCCTAGGATTTAA